A section of the Pectinophora gossypiella unplaced genomic scaffold, ilPecGoss1.1 Pgos_39, whole genome shotgun sequence genome encodes:
- the LOC126381190 gene encoding putative nuclease HARBI1, translated as MQSLHQNGDAFWLLGDSGYPQRPWLMTPILDAAPGTAEANYNEKHMTARVVIENTFGRLKNRWRCLHKDRVLHYRPVKCARIILACCVLYNLGLNFGTTNMEDGDENRDLIHDSQRDENVYSQTGESTDLLRGRVLREQLVRRMQ; from the exons ATGCAGTCGTTGCACCAAAATGGAGATGCGTTTTGGCTGTTAG GTGATTCTGGTTACCCACAACGCCCATGGCTAATGACACCAATATTGGATGCTGCTCCAGGCACAGCAGAAgcaaattataatgaaaaacaTATGACAGCCAGAGTAGTGATTGAAAATACATTTGGCAGATTGAAAAATCGGTGGCGTTGTTTACATAAGGATAGAGTTCTGCATTATAGACCAGTCAAATGTGCAAGAATTATACTGGCCTGTTGTGTCTTATACAACTTAGGTCTCAATTTTGGCACTACAAACATGGAGGATGGAGATGAAAACAGAG ATCTGATACACGACTCGCAGAGGGATGAAAATGTATATTCTCAAACTGGGGAATCCACTGACTTATTAAGAGGTAGAGTATTGAGAGAACAATTAGTAAGAagaatgcaataa
- the LOC126381186 gene encoding REST corepressor 2-like isoform X2 codes for MRTSSSQFELMVTFMQEHGDLSKPSTNARGRMTTIRRWEELTTFLNSDGSGDTKTTEKWKKEINIERNMPDPVEEIRLPSPSGSTQAEDIQIIQIAECTDSLNEPGPSRRDSRPQPPVQMPPPTSPPPHHVEAVVIVENAENRISPVPPPHADATQAQPALSGQTTPRRSIRPRVSRTRPSPRRLVRPTQTEQAAQHFLHSDEEWRKFKIQQHRDNVEMARDKNRVREMEVETQRAWLALGSRVLDLVDKVVNKFCKD; via the exons ATGAGAACTAGTTCATCACAATTCGAATTAATGGTGACGTTTATGCAGGA GCATGGAGATTTAAGCAAACCCTCCACCAATGCTAGAGGCAGGATGACTACAATTAGACGGTGGGAGGAATTAACTACATTTCTAAATAGCGATGGAAGTGGTGACACAAAAACCACTGAAAAGTGGAAAAAG GAGATTAATATTGAAAGAAATATGCCAGACCCTGTTGAAGAAATAAGGCTACCATCGCCTTCTGGAAGTACCCAAGCTGAAGACATTCAAATAATACAAATCGCAGAGT gcACTGATTCATTGAACGAGCCTGGACCATCTAGGCGAGATAGCAGACCACAACCCCCAGTCCAAATGCCACCTCCTACGTCTCCACCTCCTCACCACGTAGAGGCTGTTGTAATAGTAGAAA ATGCAGAAAACCGGATCTCACCAGTTCCACCACCACATGCTGATGCAACTCAGGCACAGCCTGCTCTCTCTGGGCAAACAACACCTCGCCGCAGTATCAGGCCAAGAGTCTCTCGAACAAGACCATCACCTAGGAGACTCGTAAGGCCAACACAAACAGAGCAGGCGGCTCAACATTTCCTCCATTCTGATGAAGAATGGAGGAAGTTCAAGATACAGCAGCATCGTGATAATGTGGAAATGGCAAGAGACAAAAACCGGGTACGGGAAATGGAGGTGGAAACGCAGAGGGCATGGCTAGCTTTAGGTTCTAGAGTATTAGATTTAGTTGATAAGGtagtaaataaattttgtaaagaTTAA
- the LOC126381186 gene encoding uncharacterized protein LOC126381186 isoform X1: MRTSSSQFELMVTFMQEHGDLSKPSTNARGRMTTIRRWEELTTFLNSDGSGDTKTTEKWKKVWSDLKNNTKKKAARIHRAASGTGGGLALTIKLIDLEQRVLNLIGMQAATGLAVAEGGFSQEINIERNMPDPVEEIRLPSPSGSTQAEDIQIIQIAECTDSLNEPGPSRRDSRPQPPVQMPPPTSPPPHHVEAVVIVENAENRISPVPPPHADATQAQPALSGQTTPRRSIRPRVSRTRPSPRRLVRPTQTEQAAQHFLHSDEEWRKFKIQQHRDNVEMARDKNRVREMEVETQRAWLALGSRVLDLVDKVVNKFCKD; encoded by the exons ATGAGAACTAGTTCATCACAATTCGAATTAATGGTGACGTTTATGCAGGA GCATGGAGATTTAAGCAAACCCTCCACCAATGCTAGAGGCAGGATGACTACAATTAGACGGTGGGAGGAATTAACTACATTTCTAAATAGCGATGGAAGTGGTGACACAAAAACCACTGAAAAGTGGAAAAAG GTGTGGAgtgacttaaaaaataatacaaaaaaaaaagctgctcGTATCCACCGAGCAGCCTCAGGTACTGGTGGTGGGCTTGCCCTAACAATTAAGTTAATAGATTTAGAACAAAGAGTCCTAAATCTTATTGGTATGCAGGCTGCAACAGGCTTGGCAGTGGCAGAGGGAGGTTTTTCACag GAGATTAATATTGAAAGAAATATGCCAGACCCTGTTGAAGAAATAAGGCTACCATCGCCTTCTGGAAGTACCCAAGCTGAAGACATTCAAATAATACAAATCGCAGAGT gcACTGATTCATTGAACGAGCCTGGACCATCTAGGCGAGATAGCAGACCACAACCCCCAGTCCAAATGCCACCTCCTACGTCTCCACCTCCTCACCACGTAGAGGCTGTTGTAATAGTAGAAA ATGCAGAAAACCGGATCTCACCAGTTCCACCACCACATGCTGATGCAACTCAGGCACAGCCTGCTCTCTCTGGGCAAACAACACCTCGCCGCAGTATCAGGCCAAGAGTCTCTCGAACAAGACCATCACCTAGGAGACTCGTAAGGCCAACACAAACAGAGCAGGCGGCTCAACATTTCCTCCATTCTGATGAAGAATGGAGGAAGTTCAAGATACAGCAGCATCGTGATAATGTGGAAATGGCAAGAGACAAAAACCGGGTACGGGAAATGGAGGTGGAAACGCAGAGGGCATGGCTAGCTTTAGGTTCTAGAGTATTAGATTTAGTTGATAAGGtagtaaataaattttgtaaagaTTAA